One stretch of Fictibacillus sp. b24 DNA includes these proteins:
- a CDS encoding NADH-quinone oxidoreductase subunit J has translation MTGEMIAFFFLALTAIAGGVLLINLTNVVHMVVALIFTFIAIAGIYVTLSAEFVAVVQVLIYSGAITIIMLFGIMLTRHQEKEKQLPRLKVILTGLAIGLFFLIMYGKIKDLDFGQQNAELHIDNTKKIGIELYSHFVIPFELTSVLLLVALIGSIILAKRDDDEKEAKK, from the coding sequence ATGACCGGTGAAATGATCGCTTTTTTCTTTCTCGCGCTAACAGCCATTGCCGGCGGCGTTCTTCTCATTAACCTGACAAATGTCGTACACATGGTTGTTGCCCTTATCTTTACGTTTATTGCGATTGCGGGTATTTACGTTACACTATCGGCTGAGTTCGTTGCCGTCGTGCAAGTGCTCATTTATTCAGGCGCTATTACGATCATCATGCTCTTTGGAATCATGCTTACCCGTCACCAGGAAAAAGAAAAGCAGCTGCCTCGTTTAAAGGTTATCTTAACAGGGCTTGCGATCGGGCTTTTCTTTCTGATCATGTACGGCAAGATCAAAGACCTTGATTTTGGACAGCAGAACGCAGAGCTTCATATCGATAACACGAAAAAAATCGGGATTGAACTGTATTCCCATTTTGTTATTCCGTTTGAGCTAACATCCGTGCTGCTTCTCGTTGCACTGATTGGTTCGATCATCCTAGCCAAACGGGATGACGATGAAAAGGAGGCAAAAAAATGA
- the nuoK gene encoding NADH-quinone oxidoreductase subunit NuoK — MSSVPLAAYLMLALILFCIGLFGALTKRNAVIVLISIELMLNAVNINLVAFAKYSINPGLTGQIFSLFTITVAAAEAAVGLAILIALYRNRQTVNVDEMDTMKR, encoded by the coding sequence ATGAGCTCTGTCCCTTTAGCAGCTTACTTGATGCTTGCCTTGATTCTTTTTTGCATTGGATTGTTCGGTGCACTAACGAAGCGAAATGCGGTTATTGTACTCATTTCAATCGAATTGATGCTGAATGCCGTAAATATAAACTTGGTTGCTTTTGCAAAATATTCGATTAACCCTGGGCTGACTGGTCAAATTTTCTCGCTGTTCACCATAACGGTGGCCGCAGCAGAAGCGGCAGTTGGACTTGCGATTCTCATTGCACTTTACCGCAACAGACAGACGGTAAATGTGGATGAGATGGATACGATGAAGCGATAA
- the nuoL gene encoding NADH-quinone oxidoreductase subunit L, whose translation MLQSSWLIPLFPLLSFILLLIFRKSKSESTAWIGVLLTGISLVMSVGVWLAVWQGDGIKVEGTWFQIGERAITMGYEVNPLNALMLVIVSLVSFLVHLYSKGYMHGDERFPVFFAYLGLFSFAMLGLVLSPNLLQLYMFWELVGLGSFLLIGFYYFKPEAKAAAKKAFIMTRIGDVGLFIGMVLLFWQVGSFEYDEIFASVKNGDISSGMLTLTALCIFVGAIGKSGQLPLHTWLPDAMEGPTPVSALIHAATMVAAGVYLVAAMYPLFQASETALTVVAVVGGVTAIFAASIGLMQKDIKRVLAYSTVSQLGYMMLALGASGYVAGIFHLTTHAFFKALLFLAAGSVIHAVHTQNIEEMGGLWKKLRVTGPLFLIGALAISGVPLLSGFFSKDEILASTYADGKYGLFWLAVIAAFMTAFYMFRLFFLVFTGKPRGDQSGVHESPSVMTLPMIVLGILAVVAGYLNTTWFGTFLSDYLANGPVELPHADHHGPGWIPIVATMASLLGIALAYLIYQKGTLSRDWMTRSLPGLSSVIYNKWYVDEGYDATFVKGTKGLSKLGVLFDKYVVDGLVAAVVSGVQGLSKIGSRLQNGQVQSYGTFAIFGIVILLLIVALTGGYFS comes from the coding sequence ATGTTGCAGAGTAGTTGGCTTATACCGTTGTTCCCGCTTTTATCCTTCATTTTATTGCTCATTTTCAGAAAATCAAAAAGTGAGAGCACCGCTTGGATCGGGGTGCTGTTAACTGGAATTTCACTTGTGATGTCTGTCGGGGTTTGGCTCGCGGTATGGCAAGGTGACGGAATTAAAGTAGAAGGCACTTGGTTTCAAATCGGTGAACGGGCCATCACGATGGGCTATGAAGTAAATCCGCTTAATGCGCTCATGCTTGTCATCGTTTCACTCGTCAGTTTTTTAGTACACCTGTATTCAAAAGGGTACATGCACGGCGACGAACGATTCCCGGTATTCTTCGCCTATTTAGGATTGTTTTCATTCGCGATGCTTGGACTGGTTCTTTCTCCTAATCTATTACAGCTCTACATGTTTTGGGAGCTGGTAGGGTTAGGTTCATTTCTATTAATCGGTTTCTATTATTTTAAGCCGGAAGCAAAAGCCGCTGCGAAAAAAGCCTTCATCATGACCCGTATTGGGGACGTTGGTCTGTTTATCGGAATGGTTTTGCTATTTTGGCAGGTTGGCAGTTTTGAATATGACGAGATTTTCGCTTCGGTAAAAAATGGCGACATCTCATCAGGCATGCTGACACTCACAGCTCTATGTATCTTTGTTGGAGCAATCGGTAAATCAGGTCAGCTGCCTCTTCATACATGGTTGCCTGACGCGATGGAAGGTCCGACACCTGTTTCAGCGCTCATTCATGCAGCTACGATGGTAGCGGCAGGGGTCTATTTGGTCGCTGCGATGTATCCGCTATTCCAAGCTTCAGAAACAGCGTTAACGGTTGTTGCTGTTGTAGGAGGAGTGACTGCCATTTTTGCGGCTTCAATCGGTCTCATGCAAAAAGACATCAAACGCGTTTTAGCGTATTCAACTGTCAGCCAGTTAGGGTACATGATGCTCGCGCTTGGTGCATCAGGGTATGTGGCCGGAATCTTCCACTTAACAACACATGCGTTCTTTAAAGCATTGCTGTTTTTAGCTGCTGGAAGTGTGATTCATGCTGTACATACACAAAACATCGAAGAGATGGGCGGGCTTTGGAAAAAGCTTCGCGTGACAGGACCGCTCTTTTTAATCGGTGCTCTCGCCATTTCAGGTGTTCCATTGTTATCCGGATTCTTTTCAAAAGACGAAATATTGGCAAGTACGTATGCAGATGGCAAGTACGGACTGTTTTGGCTCGCTGTTATCGCTGCGTTCATGACGGCATTTTACATGTTCCGCTTGTTTTTCCTCGTGTTTACAGGGAAACCGCGCGGCGATCAGAGTGGTGTTCATGAATCACCAAGTGTGATGACACTGCCGATGATTGTTCTAGGGATCTTGGCAGTCGTTGCGGGTTATTTGAACACAACATGGTTTGGCACGTTTTTATCTGATTATTTGGCTAATGGTCCTGTTGAACTGCCGCATGCTGATCATCACGGGCCAGGGTGGATTCCGATTGTCGCGACAATGGCATCACTTTTAGGAATTGCGCTCGCTTATCTGATCTATCAAAAAGGAACGTTATCCCGAGACTGGATGACGCGTTCATTGCCAGGGCTCAGCAGCGTGATCTACAACAAGTGGTATGTTGATGAAGGGTATGACGCCACATTTGTAAAAGGAACGAAGGGCTTGAGCAAGCTTGGCGTTTTGTTTGATAAATATGTAGTCGACGGACTGGTAGCCGCTGTTGTGAGCGGTGTACAAGGATTAAGTAAGATCGGTTCAAGGCTGCAAAACGGGCAGGTTCAGTCGTATGGAACGTTCGCCATCTTTGGCATCGTCATTCTATTGCTGATCGTCGCATTAACAGGGGGGTACTTCTCATGA
- the nuoI gene encoding NADH-quinone oxidoreductase subunit NuoI translates to MKGLVKGLSYTVKNLTKQNVTTSYPDVPIQMPDRFRGIQKFYPEKCIVCNQCAQICPTDCIQLTGKPHPDPAKKGKIIDTYDINFEICILCDLCTEVCPTEAIVMTNQFELAEYSRDELFKNLEWLDENDENVRKENKA, encoded by the coding sequence ATGAAAGGTCTTGTAAAAGGTTTAAGCTATACGGTCAAAAACCTGACGAAGCAAAACGTCACGACAAGCTATCCGGACGTACCCATCCAGATGCCTGACCGTTTCCGCGGCATCCAAAAGTTTTATCCCGAAAAGTGTATCGTTTGCAACCAATGCGCGCAGATCTGCCCGACCGACTGCATCCAGTTAACGGGGAAGCCGCATCCCGATCCTGCGAAAAAAGGGAAGATCATCGATACGTACGACATCAATTTTGAAATCTGCATCTTGTGCGATCTGTGTACAGAAGTTTGTCCGACTGAAGCGATCGTGATGACCAATCAGTTTGAGCTTGCTGAATACAGCCGGGATGAGCTTTTCAAAAACCTCGAGTGGCTCGATGAAAACGATGAGAATGTCAGAAAGGAGAACAAAGCATGA
- the nuoH gene encoding NADH-quinone oxidoreductase subunit NuoH, giving the protein MMEDLLYAQPGWMHVAIFFALGAALLMTVLGFVTYAILAERKVLGFMQMRTGPNRVGGRFGLLQTVADVFKLLIKEDTIPKLADRPLFILAPVIAFAPAFMVLATIPFSENMQFADLGVGLLYYVAISGISTIGILMGGWASNNKYSLLGGMRAAAQMISYEIPLVISVVGVILFAGSLNLNDIVRGQENIAYIFLTPIGFFVFLISSIAELNRTPFDLPEAESELVAGYHVEYSGFRWAFFMLTEYVYLFAMASLTTVLFLGGWNPIPFLGFIPGALWFGVKFSIVVFFMIWIRGTLPRLRADQLMGFAWKVLLPLALLNIFVSAAVKELFL; this is encoded by the coding sequence CTGATGGAGGATCTTTTATACGCACAGCCTGGCTGGATGCATGTAGCCATTTTCTTTGCGCTCGGTGCCGCACTGCTGATGACAGTACTAGGCTTCGTAACATACGCGATCTTAGCGGAGCGAAAAGTGCTTGGATTCATGCAGATGCGCACGGGACCGAACCGGGTTGGAGGACGATTTGGTCTTCTTCAGACCGTTGCTGACGTTTTTAAACTTTTAATAAAAGAAGATACCATTCCAAAACTTGCTGACCGACCGCTTTTTATATTGGCGCCGGTTATCGCGTTCGCACCAGCGTTCATGGTGCTCGCGACGATTCCGTTCTCGGAAAACATGCAGTTCGCAGACCTCGGTGTCGGTCTTCTATATTATGTAGCCATCTCAGGAATTTCAACAATCGGCATCTTGATGGGCGGCTGGGCTTCTAACAATAAGTATTCGCTCCTCGGCGGCATGCGTGCTGCAGCGCAGATGATTTCATATGAGATTCCGCTCGTCATCTCGGTAGTCGGGGTTATCCTGTTTGCGGGAAGCCTGAACCTAAACGATATCGTAAGAGGACAAGAAAACATCGCCTACATTTTCTTAACACCAATCGGGTTTTTCGTTTTCTTGATCTCCTCGATCGCTGAGTTGAACCGTACGCCGTTCGACTTGCCAGAAGCAGAGTCTGAGCTCGTTGCCGGCTATCACGTCGAATACTCCGGTTTCCGCTGGGCGTTCTTCATGCTCACAGAGTATGTGTACCTATTTGCGATGGCGTCCCTTACAACCGTCCTGTTCCTAGGAGGCTGGAACCCGATTCCGTTTTTAGGATTCATACCAGGAGCATTGTGGTTTGGCGTCAAATTTAGCATCGTCGTGTTTTTCATGATCTGGATTCGCGGAACACTGCCAAGACTCCGTGCCGATCAGCTCATGGGCTTCGCATGGAAGGTCCTACTGCCGCTAGCGCTTCTGAACATTTTCGTCAGTGCCGCTGTGAAAGAACTGTTTTTATAA